The following proteins are co-located in the Microbacterium sp. Clip185 genome:
- a CDS encoding WXG100 family type VII secretion target has translation MTAHWSELDPGACDPSAFAAANGWFETQLIDLTNALDTVSAIRSNLDDLWTGQSAAAFKERLSDFNARLIDSVEAIRTGAKAIAVYGDAVSEIARRAEPLKEDLAVARATLHGLLNVGFNAAPGSRFNAEQQALNDASAAASSLAKLAAERAAADQTVAVALASASSISWGDLDCTVAPTVGTQRDAANRRVMDLFEHFRTGDERGAVLTDDDVFVQTLMRSDHIEAVRERALDDYRNGRLTAQDPGFYDRSISDQPWVLVNDAVNVLSSTMTGTLPAAVLGSENLPESFLGSYSLEVRVGEPRSDGGVEMTYVINNDTSIDSATRIPGTGGAHLPGMFEAMSVANAENGTWATHHQTIVWTETVYP, from the coding sequence GTGACCGCTCACTGGAGCGAACTGGATCCGGGCGCGTGCGACCCGTCAGCGTTCGCGGCCGCGAACGGGTGGTTTGAGACCCAGTTGATAGACCTCACCAACGCTCTAGATACTGTGTCAGCTATCCGCTCCAACCTCGACGATTTGTGGACCGGCCAAAGCGCAGCGGCGTTCAAAGAGCGACTTAGTGACTTCAACGCTCGCCTCATCGATTCGGTGGAGGCGATTCGCACCGGCGCGAAAGCCATCGCGGTGTACGGGGACGCCGTGTCTGAGATTGCTCGGCGCGCCGAGCCACTGAAGGAGGACCTCGCGGTAGCAAGGGCGACACTGCATGGGCTGCTTAACGTGGGATTCAACGCCGCGCCCGGGAGCCGCTTCAATGCAGAGCAGCAAGCACTGAACGACGCCAGTGCAGCAGCATCCTCACTCGCAAAGCTTGCAGCGGAACGCGCGGCTGCCGACCAAACTGTCGCTGTGGCGCTCGCGAGCGCTTCATCAATTTCATGGGGTGATTTGGACTGCACAGTTGCCCCGACGGTGGGGACACAGCGGGACGCAGCGAACCGTCGCGTGATGGATCTGTTCGAGCACTTCCGGACAGGAGATGAACGGGGCGCGGTCCTCACTGATGACGACGTCTTCGTACAAACGCTGATGCGCAGTGACCACATTGAGGCAGTTCGGGAACGCGCGCTCGACGATTACAGGAATGGCAGACTCACCGCGCAGGATCCTGGTTTCTACGACCGCTCTATCAGCGATCAACCTTGGGTACTGGTCAACGACGCTGTGAACGTTCTCTCGAGCACCATGACTGGGACCCTCCCGGCAGCGGTCTTAGGATCGGAGAATCTGCCGGAATCGTTCCTCGGTTCTTACTCGCTAGAAGTGCGAGTCGGTGAGCCGAGGTCCGACGGTGGAGTGGAAATGACATACGTCATCAACAACGACACTTCCATAGACTCTGCCACGCGCATCCCAGGTACCGGCGGCGCGCACCTCCCAGGGATGTTCGAGGCTATGTCTGTAGCGAACGCAGAGAACGGGACATGGGCAACGCACCATCAGACCATCGTGTGGACCGAGACCGTGTATCCATGA
- a CDS encoding DoxX family protein: MTRRAKKPATTIPWIVLIPFAVSGVIHLVRPSVFTPIIPRALRRWDMALVLVSGIAELACAVGLAFPATRVAAGRASAVVLAAVWPANAQMSLDLGRRARRRRTLKAWAAFAVSLVRLPLQVTLIERALRRSR; this comes from the coding sequence ATGACCCGTCGCGCGAAGAAGCCCGCAACCACCATCCCGTGGATCGTGCTGATCCCGTTCGCGGTCTCGGGCGTCATCCACCTCGTGCGACCGAGCGTCTTCACGCCCATCATCCCCCGTGCGCTTCGACGGTGGGACATGGCGCTGGTGCTGGTTTCTGGCATTGCCGAGCTCGCGTGCGCGGTCGGCCTCGCCTTCCCGGCGACTCGTGTGGCCGCGGGTCGCGCGAGCGCGGTGGTGCTCGCCGCCGTCTGGCCCGCCAATGCCCAGATGAGCCTCGATCTCGGACGCCGCGCTCGTCGCCGACGCACCCTGAAGGCGTGGGCCGCGTTCGCCGTGTCGCTGGTGCGGCTGCCGCTGCAGGTCACCCTGATCGAGCGGGCGCTCAGGCGGTCGCGCTGA
- a CDS encoding GNAT family N-acetyltransferase has translation MFRHELDASACLSPLEIWQAEEFADHLDRAREFIRPWVGPSFVTDSVEGAAATLGRYANSAAADGGRLYGIWVDGVLRGGVMFVSFSAAAGVCEIGCWLEPAAEGRGLVTRAIGTLLDWALLDRGLNRAEWRCRADNVRSAAVAERVGMRHEATLRGAWLNGGVFHDKQVWAILRSEHLARRDAVAAG, from the coding sequence ATGTTCCGACACGAGCTCGACGCGAGCGCCTGCCTGAGTCCCCTCGAGATCTGGCAGGCGGAGGAGTTCGCCGACCACCTCGACCGGGCGCGAGAGTTCATCCGCCCGTGGGTCGGGCCGTCGTTCGTCACGGATTCCGTCGAGGGCGCCGCCGCCACCCTCGGCCGCTATGCGAACTCGGCCGCCGCCGACGGCGGTCGCCTGTACGGGATCTGGGTCGACGGCGTGCTGCGTGGCGGCGTCATGTTCGTGAGTTTCAGCGCCGCCGCGGGAGTCTGCGAGATCGGATGCTGGCTCGAACCGGCCGCCGAGGGCCGAGGACTCGTCACGCGAGCCATCGGCACGCTCCTCGACTGGGCCCTGCTCGATCGCGGGCTCAACCGCGCCGAGTGGCGGTGTCGCGCCGACAACGTCCGCAGCGCGGCGGTCGCAGAACGCGTCGGGATGCGGCACGAAGCCACCCTTCGCGGCGCCTGGCTGAACGGCGGGGTCTTCCACGACAAGCAGGTCTGGGCGATCCTGCGCTCCGAACACCTCGCACGGCGGGATGCGGTCGCCGCCGGGTAG
- a CDS encoding DoxX family protein yields the protein MSGVVEVLGAVGLILPPLTGIAPILAPIAAIGLVLVQLGAVVFHLRRGEAKVVPMNLVLLMLAVAAAVLGFIVWA from the coding sequence GTGAGCGGAGTCGTCGAGGTGCTCGGTGCCGTCGGCCTCATCCTGCCGCCCCTGACGGGAATCGCGCCGATCCTGGCCCCCATCGCCGCGATCGGACTCGTGCTCGTTCAGCTCGGTGCCGTCGTCTTCCACCTGCGCCGCGGTGAGGCGAAGGTGGTGCCGATGAACCTCGTGCTCCTGATGCTGGCCGTCGCCGCGGCGGTGCTCGGTTTCATCGTCTGGGCGTGA
- a CDS encoding TetR/AcrR family transcriptional regulator — translation MTGSDAYRQRREDVAAAVWRVLDQAGFAGLSMRAVARELDATTGIVTHYFPSKRELTSFALGLLAERSGARERPATARGPADLPSALLDMLPLDDVSQTSNRIWISSWDAALADERHAAEHAERYRASRAKVAGLVAEFLPESVRDDERVDRVTESLHSFVLGLTVQAVLDPAAYPPERQIALLDGILRDLGMPPRG, via the coding sequence ATGACGGGATCGGATGCGTATCGGCAGCGGCGCGAGGACGTGGCCGCGGCGGTGTGGCGCGTTCTCGACCAGGCCGGCTTCGCAGGCCTGTCGATGCGCGCGGTCGCCCGCGAACTGGATGCGACGACCGGCATCGTGACCCACTACTTCCCGTCGAAGCGGGAGCTGACGAGCTTCGCGCTCGGGCTGCTCGCCGAGCGCTCCGGCGCGCGGGAGCGCCCTGCCACCGCCCGGGGCCCCGCGGATCTCCCGTCCGCGCTCCTCGACATGCTCCCGCTCGACGACGTCTCGCAGACGTCGAACCGCATCTGGATCTCCTCGTGGGACGCCGCCCTCGCCGACGAGCGCCACGCCGCCGAGCACGCCGAGCGCTACCGGGCCAGCAGGGCCAAGGTCGCCGGCCTCGTGGCCGAGTTCCTCCCCGAAAGCGTGCGCGACGACGAACGGGTCGACCGCGTCACCGAGTCGCTGCACTCGTTCGTGCTCGGACTGACGGTTCAGGCGGTGCTCGACCCCGCCGCCTATCCGCCGGAGCGTCAGATCGCGCTGCTCGACGGCATCCTGCGCGACCTCGGGATGCCGCCTCGCGGATGA
- a CDS encoding helix-turn-helix domain-containing protein: protein MAKRTRREDAAWSDYAGQLATNLQRLRQERGLSQEYVAYHSGLTRYTYQKYEKGESKPGDGRRSSVQTALTSAIEPRRTAREIPRSASPASRNPPERLTVSTHFYKTYIQHLALCRMYVWTSSLESAKRRSDWAFT from the coding sequence GTGGCAAAGCGGACCAGACGCGAGGATGCGGCCTGGAGTGACTATGCCGGCCAGCTCGCCACGAACCTTCAACGACTCCGCCAGGAGCGCGGGCTCAGCCAGGAGTACGTCGCGTACCACTCCGGCCTGACGCGCTACACGTACCAAAAGTACGAGAAGGGCGAGTCGAAGCCGGGTGATGGCCGACGGTCGTCGGTGCAGACGGCTCTCACGAGCGCCATCGAGCCGAGGCGCACAGCAAGAGAAATCCCTCGCAGCGCATCGCCCGCGAGCCGCAATCCACCCGAGCGATTGACCGTGTCAACTCATTTCTACAAAACCTACATTCAGCACCTCGCCTTGTGTAGAATGTACGTGTGGACGAGTTCATTGGAGTCGGCGAAGCGGCGAAGCGACTGGGCCTTCACGTGA
- a CDS encoding putative quinol monooxygenase, whose protein sequence is MSRIQLTGTLICANEAQAAVVATHLPRHVALTRAEAGCIRFDVTPTDDPLVWDVAELFATEEAFRAHQERVAASEWGAATAGIERTYTIVELAD, encoded by the coding sequence ATGTCCCGCATCCAGCTGACCGGAACCCTGATCTGCGCAAACGAAGCGCAGGCGGCGGTCGTCGCGACGCACCTGCCGCGCCACGTCGCGCTCACGCGAGCGGAGGCGGGATGCATCCGATTCGACGTGACTCCGACGGACGACCCGTTGGTGTGGGATGTGGCGGAGCTGTTCGCCACGGAGGAGGCGTTCCGCGCGCACCAGGAGCGCGTCGCGGCGAGCGAGTGGGGCGCCGCCACCGCGGGGATCGAGCGGACGTACACGATCGTGGAGCTCGCCGACTGA